Proteins encoded together in one Pontiella desulfatans window:
- a CDS encoding DUF1254 domain-containing protein: MKKLGILTLVSALALVLGGCSKKVHQSAVVKKAVDAYIYAYPLVTFDMVRRHETNTEVPTGSGAPMGQLIKMRKYPAVDDHAAAAPNTDTLYTLAWLDVSEEPMVVGVPDMGDRYYMLPLMDGYSEMIDVIGAGVEGEDQKEYLVVSKGWKGEVPAGMMKIESPTAMIWMCGRIYCTGTPEDYAAAHKLQDQVKLYPLSAYGKPYTPPKGVVDPSLDMKAAVKEQLGELSTSDYFSYFAKLLVKNPPHEADTGMLEKLAEIGIVPGEKFDLSAYSDLDQKLLSEVPKLAKLEMGLHLKKQPTSNGWLYFTEGVGNFGTDYITRGMASFLGPGWNRPHDAIYPLSFNDADGKKYDGAKNNYVLRFEKGELPPVKKVGFWSLTLYDKKMFFVPNSMDRYTLSQRDELIENADGSIEIYIQAESPGKEKEANWLPAPEGQFDLVLRLYGPSQKSPSILDGSWTPPAANKVKK; encoded by the coding sequence ATGAAAAAACTTGGTATTCTTACATTGGTGAGTGCACTGGCCCTGGTGTTGGGCGGATGCTCGAAAAAGGTGCACCAGAGCGCGGTGGTCAAGAAGGCGGTGGACGCCTATATCTATGCCTATCCACTGGTAACCTTCGACATGGTACGCCGACATGAGACCAACACCGAGGTGCCGACCGGCTCGGGGGCGCCGATGGGGCAGTTGATCAAGATGCGCAAATATCCGGCGGTGGACGACCATGCCGCCGCGGCTCCCAATACGGATACGCTCTACACGCTGGCCTGGCTCGATGTTTCGGAAGAGCCTATGGTGGTTGGTGTGCCCGATATGGGCGACCGCTATTACATGCTGCCGCTGATGGATGGATATTCCGAGATGATTGATGTGATTGGCGCCGGTGTTGAGGGAGAGGATCAAAAAGAGTATCTCGTTGTTTCCAAAGGATGGAAAGGTGAAGTGCCGGCGGGAATGATGAAGATCGAATCTCCCACGGCTATGATCTGGATGTGCGGCCGAATCTATTGCACCGGAACACCGGAAGACTATGCGGCAGCACATAAGCTGCAGGATCAGGTGAAGCTCTATCCGCTGAGTGCGTATGGAAAACCCTACACTCCACCCAAAGGGGTTGTTGATCCTTCCCTCGACATGAAAGCTGCTGTTAAAGAGCAGCTGGGCGAGCTGTCTACCAGTGATTATTTTTCCTACTTTGCGAAGCTGTTGGTTAAGAATCCGCCGCACGAAGCCGATACCGGTATGCTTGAGAAACTGGCCGAAATCGGAATTGTTCCCGGGGAAAAATTTGATCTTTCAGCGTACAGTGATCTGGATCAAAAGCTACTCAGCGAGGTGCCGAAGCTAGCCAAATTGGAAATGGGCCTGCACCTGAAGAAGCAGCCGACCTCCAATGGCTGGCTCTATTTTACCGAAGGCGTGGGCAACTTTGGAACGGATTATATTACCCGGGGTATGGCTAGCTTCCTCGGGCCGGGCTGGAACCGCCCGCACGATGCGATCTACCCGCTCTCTTTCAACGATGCGGACGGAAAGAAATATGACGGCGCAAAAAACAACTATGTCCTGCGCTTTGAAAAAGGGGAACTGCCCCCTGTTAAGAAGGTGGGCTTCTGGTCGCTGACGCTCTACGACAAAAAGATGTTCTTTGTCCCCAACAGCATGGATCGCTACACCTTGAGCCAGCGCGATGAATTGATCGAAAATGCCGACGGGTCGATCGAGATTTATATTCAGGCGGAATCGCCCGGAAAAGAAAAAGAAGCCAACTGGCTGCCCGCGCCTGAAGGG